Proteins encoded within one genomic window of Nonomuraea gerenzanensis:
- a CDS encoding helix-turn-helix domain-containing protein: MEDSVDRHLARWRGEAPFDERVEAIVTRMQFLVRHLSHTKEVALAEVGAQDRYEFETLHRLTARGGSATPSELAADLLLPPAGMTARVDTLERAGLIAARTPVPPCRTDASTRT; the protein is encoded by the coding sequence ATGGAGGACTCGGTCGATCGTCATCTGGCCCGCTGGCGCGGCGAGGCACCGTTCGACGAACGGGTGGAGGCGATCGTGACGCGCATGCAGTTCCTCGTGCGGCACCTGTCCCACACGAAGGAGGTGGCGCTGGCGGAGGTGGGCGCGCAGGACCGCTACGAGTTCGAGACCCTGCACCGCCTCACGGCACGCGGCGGCTCCGCAACGCCGTCCGAGCTGGCCGCGGACCTGCTCCTCCCACCGGCCGGGATGACAGCGCGCGTGGACACGCTGGAACGGGCAGGGCTGATTGCCGCACGGACACCAGTGCCGCCTTGCCGTACGGACGCGAGCACACGGACGTGA
- the holA gene encoding DNA polymerase III subunit delta: protein MLPDMAGTDPAPVTLVVGDEELLAERAVSGVVAAARAADPGAEVHDLLGSKVTTGELTQLTSPSLFGDRSVVVIRSAQDLAKEVITEIVTYAKRPSEDAVMVLSHPGGVKGKALVDGVKKAGAKVITINKVTKAGERLEFIKGEFKRAGRSISGDAAQALLDAVGNDLRELAAACSQLAFDTEDKTISAAAVARYHKGRAEVTGFNVADSAVEGRLADALEQLRWALGTGVAPVLLVSALAGGLRSLAKVGSAPRNLRGGQLASHVGMPPWKVDRVRRQLNGWGPEGLATAIQAVASADEQVKGGGADPAYALEHTVQVIVASRTGR, encoded by the coding sequence ATGCTGCCTGACATGGCGGGAACCGATCCAGCACCTGTGACCTTGGTCGTCGGCGACGAGGAGTTGCTGGCCGAGCGGGCGGTGAGCGGCGTCGTGGCGGCGGCGCGGGCCGCCGATCCCGGCGCTGAGGTGCATGACCTCCTCGGCAGCAAGGTCACGACGGGTGAGCTCACGCAGCTCACCTCGCCGTCGCTTTTCGGTGATCGATCCGTGGTGGTGATCAGGTCCGCACAGGACCTGGCGAAGGAGGTCATCACCGAGATCGTGACGTACGCCAAGCGGCCCTCCGAAGACGCCGTGATGGTCCTGTCGCATCCGGGCGGGGTGAAGGGCAAGGCGCTGGTCGACGGGGTGAAGAAGGCCGGGGCCAAGGTGATCACGATCAACAAGGTCACCAAGGCTGGGGAGCGGCTGGAGTTCATCAAGGGCGAGTTCAAGCGGGCCGGGCGGAGCATCTCCGGCGACGCGGCGCAGGCGTTGCTCGACGCCGTGGGGAACGATCTGCGGGAGCTGGCCGCCGCGTGCAGTCAGCTGGCGTTCGACACCGAGGACAAGACGATCAGTGCGGCTGCGGTGGCCCGGTATCACAAGGGGCGGGCGGAGGTCACCGGGTTCAACGTCGCCGACTCGGCCGTGGAGGGGCGGCTGGCGGACGCTCTGGAGCAGTTGCGGTGGGCGCTCGGCACCGGGGTCGCTCCTGTGCTGCTGGTGAGCGCGCTGGCCGGGGGGCTGCGGTCGCTCGCCAAGGTGGGCAGCGCGCCGCGTAACCTGCGGGGCGGGCAGTTGGCCAGTCACGTCGGCATGCCGCCGTGGAAGGTGGATCGGGTGCGGCGGCAGCTCAATGGCTGGGGGCCGGAAGGGCTGGCGACGGCGATCCAGGCTGTGGCGAGTGCGGATGAGCAGGTCAAGGGTGGGGGAGCGGATCCGGCGTACGCGCTGGAGCATACGGTGCAGGTCATCGTGGCCAGCCGCACCGGGCGGTAG